cctgtgcagtgtttgaaaataaagataaGATTGTGATCATCATGGAGTATGCAAGTAAAGGAGAATTGTATGATTACATCAGTGAGAGGCGGCGATTGAGCGAAAGAGAGACAAGACACTTCTTTCGACAAATAGTGTCTGCTGTACATTACTGCCACAAGGTGAGCAAAGGatttgatattaaaaaatgctatttgaaGCCTGAGTAGTGACATATATTTCAAAGCATGTCTGAGGCAACAGCATTCATTATTAAGTATGACAGCATGTGATTATATCAGTACAACAGGAGATCTTCATTAAAAGTGCTACAGTAGTTTTTAAAGACTAAGGATGTTTTCCTGTGTTATGACCGATACCAGCCACTCCCTTACATTAGTCCTACATTGCGTTTTTGCCTTGGCAAATAATTctcctgacattaaaaaaaaataattaacaacatAAACTAGAAAAGGCATCCCATAGAACTTCTACAACATTAATATTAATACATTCAAACAAATTATAGTTTGCAATTTGAATATACAAGTGAACAACTTCAGTATAGGAgataaaatatatgaaagaaaaaagccaagagaAAGGTACGAGTGTTCATGTATGAGCTTTAGCGTGTAAGCATTCTGGATAGGCAAAAGTAACCTTTCTATATGTAGCAGGAGCACTAAAAAGATACCCTTTGCTAATGACTTTATCCATCATGGTACCCATTAGAATGACAATTTAAGCAATTAAACCCAAGGTAGCTGACTGGCTGTCATCATGGACCTTTTATCCCTGCTTATGAACCAACTGCATAGAGCCAAAACTTGCATGAGGCTAAAGGCAATGAGCAGCTAAGACAATTTTTGATATGAATTCTTAAACACTTTAATCTCCACTTGAATTCTGATAAACAAGGGTGGTTTTCAAAGTCCTCACTGTGCAGCGCTGAAAAGCTGCAGCATCCTTCCCTGTGCAGTTAATTTTTCCCAAATTTCTTTAAAGAAGGCTCTGACCAAAACCCAGCTTGTTCGCTTCCATCCTTAACATTTACAGTCCTTTAGGATTACAACTCCCCCGATCCACGTGACTGCACATTGGAGGAATGAGGGCTTTGGTAAGGACTAACGTCATTGACAGATATTGTTTTCTGGTGCCTGGGAAGAATATATTGCTTTCACGCAGTGGGGGCAGGATCCGGGCTGGAATTAAGTTCCGAAAagacaccccccagcccccaaaacccctgctGTTTTAGAGGCTTTGTGGGAGGACAGATTCCAGTCATTCTTCCCTTAACCACACACCAAGTGACTAATACATTGCCTGTCACTAGTCACTGGGCCGTGAGTGTTATGACAGTGAAATCAGCCCTGAAATGTAGATGCAAAGACCACCCTGCCAGCTCACCTTTAATTTTCCCAATCTTTTCTCATGTTCTCCcccctgtttttttcttccttgtttcagaATGGTGTTGTCCACAGGGATCTAAAACTGGAAAACATCCTTCTTGATGACAATTTTAATATTAAGGTAGGAttctttttctcagcttctcaGAATGGATTTGCatgttttgtaacatttttatccGAGGTATTAGAAGAGCCAGTGTTATGGCAACAGCTACTAAGCAACAGCATCTGGCAAGAGGCTCAGGGGTTTGGAGGTTGGGGAAAGAGCACCACTGGTGACGGGCCATACACGCTAAACGAAGCTTTGCATAATTTGGGGGAGAAGGTCCTGTCCTGCCACCCATGGGCCGTGATTCCCAAAGCAGCATCTATTTACTGGTAGGAAACAGCAGAGCATTTCGTGCAGTCGGGTTTATTGTACAAATGATATtattgctggctgctgctggggctcggAAAAAAACTCTCCTGGTCTACAGGGTTCAAGTGCCTCCTACAGAACACTCTGAATGTCCTTTTGATCATGGCTGGAAAATAAGCAAATAGAGTTTCAAAATAAACCTAGTAAAGCACATGTGCTTCATTAGGAAATGGCCTTGGAACTCCAGACACAAACGTATACTTTGGATAGTGATGTCAGTGATGTCATTTCCATGTCATTTCTCCCCAGTGAAAGCATGGGAatgaccttttttcccttcttcttttttttttttctaatagctgTAGCACAAAGATAAATAATGCAGAGATGAGTGTGGTTTCCAGGTGGCTGAACCTGTTCCACTTTCAGCTTTGTTCCTCTCTGGGTAGATGGATGTGAGGGTGGCTGGGTGCGCTCATCTATGGGCAAAGAAACAGAGGGAGGGACGCCGAAGAGTTTCTGCTGACGCTTGGGCATCCTTGCTTAATTAACAAAGCAGCCGTGGAGCTCCCTGTGTAGCCAAGTATCTAAATAGCCTGGATCTTcgtttttcctcctctgaaagccACAGGGCTGCACGCACTGCCTTCTGTGCTTCACGCTGGAGAGATTGTCTTCATTTTAAGCTGATGTGCAATGGAAACGGAAAGTAACATATGGTAGCTGCCATCTGTGTAACACTGATGACAGAAGCTAACTTGGATCAACTAGTGGATTAAAGGCACATAAATATGCGGTTTCTAAAAATAGGCTTTTACAGAAGGCCCATCCAATGCGATGCTTGGACGTTTTGCTGTTAACATCCAGCGTTAGAGCAAACCTCCCCACTCCTGTTCCTACAGGGAGACTGGCTGCAGCAGCCCGAGCTGTTCTCAGCAGCGCTGAAAACAAAAAGTAGCCTTTCTAGGACATTGTATACGAAACAGGCTTCCGCAGGCAGGATGACCTTTCTTTCCGCATTACACGCCAAACTATCTTCCCAGCTAATCAGAGAATTCTtgagagaaaagaggaatttgGGGAATTTGCTAGCTGCGGTGGCCTGGATCTCCGCACTGTGGTCCTCATATGCAAAACCAATCACTTCCCCAAGCCTCCGGGGAGCTGTGCTTTGTCAGAAGGCTCCGCTCCCTGCCCTCTCTTCTTTATGGGAGTCTAATCGTCCTGCGGGGAGAGCGGGAGGATGGGGCAGGGACGGGTAGTGTTGTGTTCGCCTCCAGCCCAGGGAGGTGACCCAGGGGCTTCAGAACCACAGATGCATTTCAGCTGTCATAGCGAGTGGCACTGCTGTGGGAGAAATTCGGGTAGCTGCAACTCCCCACATCCCTTCCAATCATTTTGACGTCTTTTTCTTGAAGGCTTCCCTTTCCTGAACTGAGCTGCGTTTAAGCTGTCGTGTAGGTATTTTGCGTTTTCCAGCCTTTCTTCAGTTGCTTCTCTGCAAACCGTAAGGCACGCCTCTGAGCGGGCAAGGCTGCCTCAGCGTGGGTCGGTGGCTGCAAGCTCCCGTGTTGTCCCTGGTAACTGCTTCTGCAAAGGGTGAAAATGAAGCTAAAAAATAGACCGAGCTTGGGAAGCAGTTGGAATTTCATACATCTTACTATCAATAGTGTTTGAATTTGAGTTCCTTCAAGAGGTGACTTTTTGTattgtttccctttttctccccgcTCTCTTTTTTTACACCTCGGGACTAAGATCGGCTTTGAATACTTGATGTTAAGCACACTGCCACCATTTCCCTGATGCTGAAGCTTTGAATATGTTTCTGTGGTTTCTATGTTACTTGCACAGAGTTTTACTTCccactttttctttgtttcactaAACAGTAACCGTTGGCAAGGAAACACATATGGAGCTGTAAATTATTTATTAGGAGTAAATTTATCAGGTCCTCATTCTGAGAGTATTTATATATGGTTTATTCAGGcggaaaaagagaaatatgtaGTTTGGGGTTTGGTATTGACTGATGGCTTCAAATACTCAGTGGAAGGCATTTTCTAGAAATGGAGTGATAGTCTTATCTGTACTTTTCCAGTATTTATATTTCATTCAGTGGATTACAAAGCACTTACAAAATTGGCAGTTTGATTTTAAGaatgagaaaatgaaaggaaacccTTTGTTCTTGGGTGCAATGTGCAATTAAATACATGTTTCTGAAGAAGCCAGTGATCTGGCATAATATACGTTATGATATACACAAACATGTGATAGTAAcgtgaagaaaaaataagatattGTAAAAATAGATCCATGTATAGCAACTTAAGCAATACTTTtagaacaggaaataaaaaggacAAGTAATCCATTAGAAATTGTTATCCAACCTAAAAGGGCCCCAAGCCATTTTACATGATACTACACTAACTTGGAAACCATTCTTAAATTTTAGCTAATTAAATGAAGGTCATGAAGACCTATGGAGAcataatcagcttttttttttaaagttacgaTAGTGAGTAAAAGTCTCTGGAAATGGAGTCATGTGTTGGAGCACAGCAACTAGGAAACAGCAGTGTCCAAAAGCTGACCAAAAAATCACATGTTTTGAAGAGTTCTGCAGGTCCGAAGGCCAGAGGTCGAAGGTGATGAGGGGAAGAAAGTGATCTGATCTGTGGTATATAATTATGTTTTTCAGGGGCTTGGTGTATGCGGTAATATTTCCTGCAAACCATTACTTAAAAACCCTAAATGCAGCAAACACGAGTGAATAAAATGAGTTTTAAACACTTGTGAGACTGAACATGCATGCAGATCTATGGGGTACAAGGAGTTCATCCAGCCAATTAATCAAACAGTACCTTGCCTTGCTCCCCAGATACGCACCCAACCATCTAGCAGGAACCCCGAACGTGAATGTTTCTCCTGGGAGCTAGCCTGTCTGCGGAGGTCAACAGCGGGGCACAATCCTTGGGCTAAACCTCACCAAGGCACTGCAGCCTCCCAGGGTAGCAAATGTTATTTGCTTTCTTACCTTGTTCATGGTGCcatattctttaaagaaataatgcGCTGATGAAATTAGGGTTTGTGCAGCATGTTCAGGCCTCTCCTTACTCACATTCATGTGCCAGCTGCTAACAGCACAGTTCACCTTAAAATTTACTCCGTTCTCCTTTCAGCTGCCCGCACTTGCTGCCTTCCACCCTCCAGCTCTGGGTAACTCggagctgctccctctgcttgCCCCCGGTTCCTGGGGGTGGTACAGCAGCCTCTCACTAATATTTGCATCCCATCGAGAGGATATCATTGTTCATAATCCTAACTGGATTATGGGCAGGGTCAGACAGGCAGCAGGGCTAAGGCAACCCCAAAGCACCGAAAGAGCTGCCCTGAGTTGTTGAGTTAGAAAGCCCTTTGTGAGAAGAGATTCGTGACGGCTTTAGGCGTCTGCCTTTGGTGGTCTTCAAAAAAGCCTTCTGCAGGTGCCGCCTTCTCTTCATTAGTTTTAAAAGGACTGAGGATTTTAGTTTTTGGTTCATTGTAGGTATGAATTTACTAGAAGAACTAGCAGTGGGGCGAAGGTGTAGCTGCCTCCATTCTCCCGTAGCTCCTGCAGTTTGGCCTGATGAGGACCACATGTCCCCAAGCACTGCAGCTCTCGCCAGTGCCTAAATCCCCAAAACTGCATGCAGGGAGGTGGAGAGAAACTGCTGCCCAGTGCCGCAGGCAGGGAGTTAGTGCCTTTTGCTGGTCTATCCAAATACCGTGTCCCTGCCCCATGCCACAAGCTACCCCCAGGGATGCCTCTGTCATGCAACCAGGCACGATGGAGGGGGCCTCCTTGTTCACAGTAGGGCTGTGGTGGCTCCTGGGCTGGGAATTGCACCTAAAAGAGATGTCTAGCAGAGGTTGACGTAAACTGTATGATCAACCCCAAAGTGatagaaggagagaaaaatgcaagTATAATAGTAACATAATCCTACTGACTGCACTTTCTCTTGGGCCAGTAAGAGGACACCAATCAGACTAACCACTAAAAACCCATGAGGGTTTCATATATACAGAGTAAGTGTATGTAATTGGGATTTACCTTGCTGGAAGTCTCACCCACTGCACATACGTTTCATTTGCTTTAAGAGACCTAATTATTTCTCTATCTACAATACAGAGAGATAGATTTTTAAGTGGAATAAAACTGACAATTTCCATGAGTGCGAACTTCATGGCATTTATAGTCCACACTTAAACATAAATTACATCTGGTTTATCATAGCTAACAGTAAATACGAAACATACACCTCCTGAAGCGAGGGGAATAAAAGTCCACTTCCCCGCTCCTCCCAATTTAGGAAGTTTTTTTGACTTGATGCTTTAGTTCCATTTAAGTGCCAAGAACATGAAGTAATGTTGGCTTCTATTAATCTTGTTTTGGGGGGCATGACAGTTTTAATGGGAAAAGCTGATAAACATCAGTCTGTGAGTATGGGAGTGGACTGTAACATAAATACTCTTTTCCTGAATggtcaaaatgaaaacataaatgccCAAGCCTGAGAGTTTCTTAGTGAGAACAATGGTATGTGTATCCctatatatatattcatgcaCATCCACATGCATTTTATACATTCCATGGTGTTAAGGGAATGTATTTTCTTAAGGAATCACACTGTGCAGTGTTTGTCCTTGTCCTAGCTGCATCCCGAactaaaataaaactcaatgaccAGCACGAAGTTTTAACACTGAAATGATCCCATTCTTTCCCTGATTGACAGGGTACACTTCATAAGGCTTAAAACCAACTTCCTGCAAGCCAGGCAGGGTGACTTGATAAGAAAGTGGAATTTAGGGCAATTAAGTGCAATCTGAGCCATGAGAATATGTTTGCAGACTGCAATTGTACGCCAGCTGTTTTCAATGACATTCCAGCCATACAATGAAGATTTTACAAACCACATTTATTTAAGGACTGAATTTTCTGCTGTGGATTGATAATACGCTGTTTGAGGGACTGAGTGAATTCAAACTATGAATGGACATGGTGAGATGAATTAACATTAATGAACAGGAATCAGCTGCTCTTTGAGCAGGATATTATGCGTCCAAATTGTCGGTGGAACACCTGCACAAGCAGAACATCAAAATATGAGAGGGTGAAGCGTGAAATCTCATATTTGCTCTGTGACTTTAAAAATTTTGtgaaaatgatatttttaaaaaaagtttatatttctAACATAAAAGTATCTACATCTATATATTGATATCTCTATCTATTTATAGataaagtgtatatatatatttctattttgggataaagaaagaaaattgggaaCTTCTGTCCATACTTCATCAACTTTGTTTATTTTGGTCTCAACTGTGACATTTTTAGGTGTAGCTGTAGGAGTTTAGATAATAGAGGCAAAAACTTTATGTCTCCCAAGAGTTCACTAGGCATTGCAATTAAACAGGTATTAGAAGCACTGATGATACACATATTAGAAAGCAAGAGCGAATGATGCTGCTGgtaaatccttttcttttccattcactttgtgttttcttgaattttcttttgtgaaaattcctgggatttaatttctttctagtaGAAAAGACCCAACTAAGGTGAAGAATACCCAGAGAAAACTCTTGTCTCTTAATAATACCTTTTTTATGCCTGTGCTTTATGTCTTTCATGTATGCCTTATGTTGATAGTGGGCAGTAATAAAAGTATCTCAGGGAAACAGAAGCGTTTGGGTTTTAAACAAGATAAAAAAGGAGATGTGTTGCCTTGTGctagagaaacaaaggaaatgcaaaggTTGTGGGGGTATTTAGTGTTGCTATCCTCACCCTTTGTTTTGTAAGAACAAGAACAGGGAATTGaagtaaacaaaatatttggacCTGATCCTGCAATTCCTACATGGGCAAAATTCCCAACAGTCTCAAGGGAAGTTTTGTTTGTGCTGGGAAAGCCGGATTTGGGCCCATTGTTTCCAGTTAGGAACCAGACTTGTGTTTATTATCTCCTGATAGACATCTCGTGTGCTTAACAGCTCAGATTCCTCAGCTGGAGTCCCTGAATCTGGAAGAGTTAGCGAGtgcctccctttccccctccttcaAGCATAGCTAAGTTCCAGATGATTtcaaaaatcactttcttctgtAATGCTTCGTTTCCTGTGACACTCCTGCCTCACTCCTCCTCTTGGATTGAAAGGTCTTGGCTTTCAGCTTGCGTGGGCGCAATAAGAACGATAGTACtttctgcttgctttcctttGGTATTAATGATTACACAAGATGAAGAGCAATCAGTGGACAGCaggcccagtgcctcccagtatgaGATTGTCTTTGCAAGCATATGCAATTCATCCAGGATAAAATTACTGACTGGTTGTTGTGCAGTCAGTCAGTGACCTGTCTGTGAATGGAATCAAAGCACCCTTGTTCCTGATCTGGAGGATTTAACCTGGGGACCCTTCTCCTTCTCTGGAGGATCTtcagagagaaaagtaaaaaaatcatagaataatattGGTCAGGGAACTTGAGAGATTATCCACGTCAAGATCGCTGCCCTACAGCAGGGTCAAATATAGCTGAGTCTTTCCTGATAAAGGATTTTCTGTTGCATTAAGATAATTGTTAATACTACAGACGCCTTGTGCGATTCTATTTGCAGATTGCTGATTTTGGACTCTCCAACCTTTATCACAAAGACAAGTTTCTGCAGACCTTTTGCGGAAGCCCACTGTATGCTTCCCCTGAAATAGTTAATGGACGACCTTACAGAGGCCCAGAGGTAAGAAGGGTCAGCTTTTCTGTGCTGGTATGGGGACGTCTTTGATGATGATGTTCTTGAGGGTTAGTCTTAATGCTTGTGTTACTGCACACGTGGGTTCGCTTGGGTCTCTCCCGTATTGAAAGTTCTCAAGCTGCCTTTGTTTGCTTTCGTTTGCTTTGCCGGTGGTTAGTCAGATGTTAGATACCGGTTTGCCCATCAGCAGACGCAGCTGGACGTGATGCTGCTCTTGTGGTGCTAATGGCAGGGAGAAGGGTGGGGATCAGCTTTCCTGGGCTTCACAAGCATTGTCTCTGTATTTCAGGTTGACAGCTGGGCCCTTGGTGTATTGCTTTACACTCTGGTTTATGGAACGATGCCCTTTGATGGCTTCGATCACAAAAATCTCATCAGGCAGATCAGCAGTGGAGAATATCGTGAGCCAACACAGACCTCAGGTATAAAAAAGGAGTGAGGGCAATGTATTGAGCTGACAGGAGTTCAGAATGGAGGGTTTGCCTGGCCCCTTCCAACATGTTTTGGTGTCATATTAgaatgatgaagaaaaaaaccctctcattCCCCTACTGATAGCACTTCATCTGCTATCAATTCCCATCTGGGCACAGCATTTACCAAAAGCCCTTTTGAAATTAAAGTTTTATAGCAGATAGATTTTATTGCCTTGGGGAAGCTGTAACGGGCTCTTTTAACTAGATCTATGACACTGGAAGGTCTGTTAGCTATTGCAAGTGGAATTGTTCAGACAAGCTGTAAACCGATACAACATACTGGTAACAGATCAGTCCTCTAACTACCCTGTGGTATATCACAAGCAGAGAGAAGGTGAATGGTCAGAGCAATGCAGTCTCTTATCCAAGAAGGCAGACCAAAATCTGAATTAATGCCACTATGTTTGCATTTGCTTCTACTTAGAGGGTAGCACATTAAGCAGTCACCTGACACAAAAGCATCAACTAAGTCCGAGTCATTGGTTATAATGACTCCTTCCAGCCTTAAACATCTATGTATACATtatatttaaatgaatatttatctTGTATCATTTTTTTGCCATCCCTTTCAATTTTCTGCTGCCTTGCTCTCTTTATGAAAACATACctttaaaatatacagaaggCTACACTGTTTATGgaaaaagtaaatagaaaagCAATAATGTGTAGGTCATTTAAAATATCCCAATTCCCCTTTGTTTTCCTCTAAGTTCTGTAATTATTAGAGTTGATAGGTTTGTGACTTCCTTTGGTAATACAGAACTATTCACTGACTAAtacaaatattaatttctttgatAACCCAGTGTACATTTCCCAGGGTGAATCATATTCTTCTGATAAGAAGTAGTACTCAAATGCATTTTCCAGCATTGACTGATAGCCAAAGCCTTGCCCCCTTTCACTTTTCCTGTtgtaaaaagcattatttttgctCATTTGATTGGCTTCACGCTTCCATTTTAAACTGACAAAACTAAAAGTGCCcatattctaaatattttatactcCATTCTTTGTCCATAGATGCTCGTGGTCTTATCAGATGGATGCTGATGGTGAATCCTGAACGCCGAGCAACCATTGAAGACATTGCCAACCACTGGTGGGTTAACTGGGGCTACAAGAGTAGTGTTTGTGACTGTGATGCCATGAGGGACTCCGAGTCCCCATTGCTGGCAAGGTTCATTGATTGGCATCACCGTTCTACTGGCCTCCAACCAGAGACTGATACCAAAATGAAGTGCCTTTCTAAGCCCAAAGGTCCTGAAGTCACACTAGAGAGACAGAGGTCTctgaaaaaatcaaaaaaggaaaatgacattGCACAGTCCATCCAAGAAGGAGGAGCTGAAAATGCGTCCAAACCCACCTCCAAGAGACCCAAAGGCAtcctgaagaaaagaagcaaCAGTGAACATCGATCTCACAGTGCAGGTTTCATAGAAGGAGTGGTCAGCCCAGTGTTACCCTCTGCTTTTAAGCTGGAGCAAGAGTTGTGTAGGACTGGCGTAGCCATTAAAAGTGTTGTGGAGGGAGAGGTAGCGGGCAAATACGGCACTAAGCAGTCTTCACTAATgccaaaaaaaggaattttaaagaaGACTCAGCAGAGGGAGTCCGGCTATTACTCCTCTCCGGAACGAAGCGAATCTTCTGAACTCTTGGACAATAATGATGAGACAGTAAACAGTGACACTTCTCCGGGGGTCACAGAGCCATCCAGAAATGGGTCTTACAGCCATTCCTGCAGGCGTAAGGGTATCTTGAAACATAACGGCAAGTATTCTACCAGCAGCACTGAATCTGCTTTGATTAGCCCTGACACACCAACGCTGGAGGCCATGGAAGAAGTGGTCCTGCCTGGGGATGCATTACCTCGAAGTTACAGTCGCCCTTCCAGCGTGATTAGTGATGACAGTATTTTGTCCAGTGACTCCTTTGATTTGCTGGATTTGCAAGAGAACAGGCCAAACAGACAGAGGATACGGAGCTGTGTCTCTGCTGAAAATTTCCTCCAGATCCAAGACTTCGAAGGACTTCAGAACCGCCCACGGCCACAGTATCTAAAACGTTATCGCAACCGTCTGGGGGACAGCAGTTTTTCCCTTCTCACAGACATGGATGATGTGACTCAGGTCTACAAAAAAGCCCTAGAGATCTGCAACAAGCTCAACTAGCAGAGGGAAGACGGAAACGGGGGGAAGGGAGTTTTTCTGTGTACCTTTATGGTGGAGTAAGCCAGGTCACTGATTTGCTGACAATGGTAGGTTTTGCTTCAAAGGACCTGACTGTACCTACTTAGCTGAACTCCTAGAGAAGTAGCCCCAAAGCCATCTCACACTTCTCTAATTTTGTGTCCTCAAAATATTATCTACCTGACCAGAGAAAAACCTTTGGTCTTTGTATATGTGATGAAAGCACATCAGGATCTAGCAGACAAAAGCATCAAGATTTGATGGCTTGAAGTCAAAGCTAGACAGAATTAAAACTGGAAGTGAGGGGGACACATTTTGAGAGGTTTAATATTAGGTTTAATTAATATTAGGTTGGCTTTATCAAGAGATGAGCTGAATTCTTCAAGTCAAATTTGgatgtcttttaaaaagagagCCTTCATTTCCCCCTGAAGTTATTCATCTGGTTACAGTCATTGCACATTGGAAATCTTTGGCTTGCATTATGCAGGAGGCCAGGCTAGGTGGTCACCATGGCCCCTTCCACCAGGGTGACCTGAGACGTTCTGAACGTGTTCTGGGACAGATAATTTGAGAGACTCACCCCAGAATAATCTCACGAGGTGTACGTGGAGCAGGCGTTCACATCTGGCCCCTCCCACAGCCATTGCTCTTCAGTGAGCAGGAGGCCCTAAAATTGTTTCCAACTACCACTCCTACCAGCAAAACCAGTCACAGAAACGATAATGGGAGCTGAAAGGAATGGATGTTATCAGCAGCTAAATGACCTTTT
This genomic interval from Calonectris borealis chromosome 1, bCalBor7.hap1.2, whole genome shotgun sequence contains the following:
- the NUAK1 gene encoding NUAK family SNF1-like kinase 1; amino-acid sequence: MEGAEAAARGSSSCSCSSSPAQPRCSSCGSGPAGGEAAAAAAMEEPLGEAPSPEVTAARKQQGVKRHHHKHNLKHRYELQETLGKGTYGKVKRAIERFSGRVVAIKSIRKDKIKDEQDMVHIRREIEIMSSLSHPHIITIYEVFENKDKIVIIMEYASKGELYDYISERRRLSERETRHFFRQIVSAVHYCHKNGVVHRDLKLENILLDDNFNIKIADFGLSNLYHKDKFLQTFCGSPLYASPEIVNGRPYRGPEVDSWALGVLLYTLVYGTMPFDGFDHKNLIRQISSGEYREPTQTSDARGLIRWMLMVNPERRATIEDIANHWWVNWGYKSSVCDCDAMRDSESPLLARFIDWHHRSTGLQPETDTKMKCLSKPKGPEVTLERQRSLKKSKKENDIAQSIQEGGAENASKPTSKRPKGILKKRSNSEHRSHSAGFIEGVVSPVLPSAFKLEQELCRTGVAIKSVVEGEVAGKYGTKQSSLMPKKGILKKTQQRESGYYSSPERSESSELLDNNDETVNSDTSPGVTEPSRNGSYSHSCRRKGILKHNGKYSTSSTESALISPDTPTLEAMEEVVLPGDALPRSYSRPSSVISDDSILSSDSFDLLDLQENRPNRQRIRSCVSAENFLQIQDFEGLQNRPRPQYLKRYRNRLGDSSFSLLTDMDDVTQVYKKALEICNKLN